One Campylobacter massiliensis DNA window includes the following coding sequences:
- the fliD gene encoding flagellar filament capping protein FliD, translated as MALGKVSSLGFGSQVLTQEVIDKLKAADEAGQIKPVSTKITANATKQKDLTALKTLIGTFRSSVSTLADDSSYQKRTTSSDGKSADISVSSGVAVQDIEIDVKQLAKKDVYQSTKFATSSSFIGKNGTFGVKVGGQTYKIEVKSSTTLEELADKINEVTNGAVSAKAMKVGGEDPYQLILQSKETGAENKVELTNVDDDGNALSGADDVLGKLGWDSANIANNKISTAQDAEFVYNGITIKRSGNEVKDLNLGMTIKLKDTGKTTFSVKEDTSAIKESMQSMVTAYNNLVNNLKVATDYDSDTKKSGTFQGVSEINTIKSTLNKILFSNQTYTKDNVTKTANLADYGLSLNKEGLLELDSSKLGKKLDEDLQSVQKIFAGGTTYGTAQVLSSKPVDSGALTIGGDDLVINGKKINLAATPASNSAKENALALLKAINDAGISGVQATLTANEDGIMLKTTNGTAIDIKGSTAALNAVGFSESTVTPKNTTVNGIFSSTKKAVDRLINSKDGSLTKYGQSLVDEKKSLDSEKEKTQKSLDAKYATMEERFLAYDKIISKLNNEFSSLKSMIEAEYNKK; from the coding sequence ATGGCGCTAGGTAAAGTTTCTTCGCTTGGCTTTGGCAGCCAGGTTTTAACGCAGGAAGTTATAGATAAGCTAAAAGCCGCCGACGAAGCGGGTCAGATAAAACCAGTAAGCACAAAGATCACTGCAAATGCGACAAAACAAAAAGACCTAACGGCTCTAAAAACGCTGATAGGTACTTTTCGCTCCTCGGTTTCAACTCTGGCAGACGATAGCTCGTATCAAAAAAGAACGACTAGTTCGGACGGCAAAAGCGCAGATATAAGCGTAAGCTCGGGCGTCGCGGTACAAGATATCGAGATAGACGTTAAGCAACTAGCTAAAAAAGACGTTTATCAAAGCACCAAATTTGCCACCTCAAGCTCGTTTATCGGCAAAAACGGAACCTTTGGCGTAAAAGTCGGAGGTCAAACCTATAAGATCGAAGTCAAAAGCTCAACCACGTTAGAAGAGCTAGCCGATAAAATCAACGAGGTCACAAACGGTGCCGTCTCGGCAAAAGCGATGAAGGTCGGTGGCGAAGATCCGTATCAGCTTATATTGCAATCAAAAGAAACGGGCGCGGAAAACAAAGTCGAGCTAACAAACGTCGACGACGACGGCAACGCCCTAAGCGGCGCAGACGATGTTTTGGGTAAACTCGGCTGGGATAGCGCAAATATCGCAAATAACAAAATCTCGACCGCGCAAGACGCCGAGTTCGTCTACAACGGCATCACGATAAAACGAAGCGGCAACGAGGTAAAAGATCTAAATTTAGGAATGACGATAAAGCTAAAAGATACCGGCAAGACGACTTTTAGCGTCAAAGAGGACACGAGCGCGATAAAAGAGAGCATGCAAAGCATGGTAACGGCGTACAACAATCTCGTAAACAACCTAAAAGTCGCTACCGATTACGATTCGGATACGAAAAAATCGGGCACTTTTCAAGGCGTGAGCGAGATAAATACGATAAAATCGACGCTAAATAAAATTTTATTCAGCAATCAGACCTACACCAAGGACAACGTGACCAAGACGGCAAATTTAGCCGACTACGGTCTAAGTTTAAACAAAGAAGGTTTGCTAGAGCTAGATAGCTCAAAACTCGGCAAAAAACTAGATGAGGATTTGCAAAGCGTCCAAAAAATATTTGCCGGCGGTACCACCTACGGTACGGCTCAAGTCCTTAGCTCAAAACCGGTAGATAGCGGAGCGCTCACTATCGGCGGCGACGATCTCGTGATAAACGGCAAAAAGATAAATTTAGCCGCTACGCCTGCGTCAAATTCGGCAAAAGAAAACGCGCTAGCGCTGCTAAAAGCTATAAACGACGCTGGGATATCGGGCGTACAAGCGACGCTAACCGCAAACGAAGACGGCATCATGCTAAAAACGACAAACGGCACCGCCATAGATATAAAAGGCTCTACCGCAGCGCTAAATGCAGTTGGCTTTAGCGAATCGACGGTAACGCCGAAAAACACGACCGTAAACGGGATATTTTCGTCAACCAAAAAGGCGGTAGACAGGCTAATCAACTCAAAAGACGGCTCTTTAACCAAATACGGCCAAAGCCTAGTAGACGAGAAAAAGTCGCTGGACTCGGAAAAAGAAAAAACGCAAAAGTCGCTGGACGCAAAATACGCCACGATGGAAGAGCGATTTTTGGCGTACGATAAGATCATCAGCAAACTAAATAACGAATTTTCGTCGTTAAAATCGATGATCGAAGCCGAATATAATAAGAAGTAA
- the fliS gene encoding flagellar export chaperone FliS, whose translation MQYNTAHAAYSQNAVGGIESPTKLIEMLYEGVLRFIFRARKAMQDNDVEKKVYFINRTNAIFIELLNSLDYNQGNVAHYLSGLYTRQIQLLSMANINNDEQSLNEVVSVTKQLLEAWKETTNTGRADVAG comes from the coding sequence ATGCAATACAACACTGCACACGCGGCGTATTCGCAAAACGCGGTAGGCGGCATCGAGTCGCCTACTAAGCTCATCGAGATGCTTTACGAGGGCGTTTTGAGATTTATTTTTAGAGCTAGAAAAGCGATGCAAGATAACGACGTGGAGAAAAAAGTATATTTTATAAACCGCACGAACGCAATCTTTATCGAGCTTTTAAACTCGCTAGACTACAACCAAGGCAACGTCGCGCACTATCTAAGCGGCCTTTATACGAGGCAGATCCAGCTACTGTCGATGGCAAATATAAACAACGACGAGCAGAGTCTAAATGAGGTCGTGAGCGTAACCAAGCAGCTGCTTGAAGCGTGGAAAGAGACGACGAACACGGGGCGGGCCGATGTGGCTGGATGA